A stretch of DNA from Granulicella pectinivorans:
CCAGACTTTGGGGGCGGTTTCCTTTTCCTGGAGTGAGCGGCGGGTTGGGGTTCTCTGGAAACCCACATCCCAGAAGCGGGATGTGGGGCACCCGGTTTTTTGCCGGGTTTAGGTGATTTGGACTGTTCGCTGGAGGCCGGTTGCGTAGTAGATGTAGGAGGACCAGGGCCATTCGGTGGGGTCGGTGACCAGGCCTCTGGTTACTGGATTGCGGTGCATGTAGCGAAGTTTTTCGATGCGCTTCTTTGTGGTGAAGACGTTGAAGTCGTAGTAACGGGGGAGCCAGAAGGGGGTCTGTTCGCTTTGGATGGATACGGAGAGTTTGAGGGCTTTGATGGCGTCACCGAGGATGATCTTGGGTGGTTCGCTCATGAGGAGATGGACGTGCTCGGGCATGATGAC
This window harbors:
- a CDS encoding REP-associated tyrosine transposase; its protein translation is MPRGLVRYQREHHLHFVTFSCHKRKPYLSTPSSRNLFEQSLEKIRIRYAFEIRGYVIMPEHVHLLMSEPPKIILGDAIKALKLSVSIQSEQTPFWLPRYYDFNVFTTKKRIEKLRYMHRNPVTRGLVTDPTEWPWSSYIYYATGLQRTVQIT